Within Antarctobacter heliothermus, the genomic segment GCTGGATGACTTCGGCTCGATGCTGGTGGCGGCGGTCGCCCTGCTGGTGGCGCTGAGTCTGGCCGGACTGTTGCTGCTTCCGCGCCTCGGATTGCCGATACGCGACTATCTGCCCGTCCTGATGTTCCCCAATGTCGCCAACATGGGCCTGCCAGTCGTTCTGTTTGCCTACGGACAGGACGCGCTGGCTTTGGCGATGGTCGTGTGGGTCGTCCAAGTGATAGCCCACAATACCATCGGCATCGCGATTCACAGTGGCACCGCCAGGGCCGGAACGCTGCTCCGGTTGCCGGTAGTCTACGCCTTGGCGCTGGGTCTGACCATAGTGGCAACCGGAATTCATCTGCCACTCTGGATCACACGCGCCGTCGATCTGATGGGAAATCTGACGATCCCGCTGATGCTAATGGCGCTGGGGGCATCCATTGCGCGGCTGTCGGTCCACCGACTGGGGCGAAGCGTACTGGCCTCGGGATTGCGGATAGCCGGCGGCGCGGCATGCGCCATGCTGGTTGCTTGGGCGATGGGCCTGGACGACTTGGCACGCGGTGTACTGATCCTGCAGGGCTCAATGCCCGTAGCGGTGCTGAGCTACATCTATTCCGAGCGCTTCGGCCACTCGGGGGACGAGATCGCCGGCGCGGTGGTAGTCTCGACCGTCGCCAGTCTCTTCACGGTGCCCCTGCTGGTCGGTCTTCTCGCGGTCTGAGCGACGTCGGAAAGGCGGGTACAGCAGCCTAAACAGGGCATCGGTTACTTCGATCGTCGTTGCCGCACCACCCATGTCGGGGGTAAGCGTGGTCCCG encodes:
- a CDS encoding AEC family transporter, with the protein product MIAVLLAVMAPIFMVAAIGYGWIRMGQPFDNHFVTALVAYVGTPCLLLRTFNQGAIGLDDFGSMLVAAVALLVALSLAGLLLLPRLGLPIRDYLPVLMFPNVANMGLPVVLFAYGQDALALAMVVWVVQVIAHNTIGIAIHSGTARAGTLLRLPVVYALALGLTIVATGIHLPLWITRAVDLMGNLTIPLMLMALGASIARLSVHRLGRSVLASGLRIAGGAACAMLVAWAMGLDDLARGVLILQGSMPVAVLSYIYSERFGHSGDEIAGAVVVSTVASLFTVPLLVGLLAV